Below is a window of Solanum stenotomum isolate F172 unplaced genomic scaffold, ASM1918654v1 scaffold32770, whole genome shotgun sequence DNA.
ataattttaaaaatcaacatatataataacTCACCAGGTAGGACTTGATCTTTTTGCAACGAAACAAAACTCTCTTAGAAATGCATATCGCTTCATAACTTCCGATATAGTTTGCTTGTTTATATAAACTTGATCCTCGGCCACCAAATAGTGTTGAGGATTTGAAATTATTTACGTTCCTTGTGATTCTTCAATGTAACATTCCAAAATTGGATCCATGTTAGTCAAACATAGTGTGTTGAATCCCACAATATGTTGACGCGTTGTTTGGACATTTGTTTGGTACTCAATGGATTCCATAGCTTTGTCCACACATGTCACACATAAAggatattttgaaaagaaatctGAATTGCATCTCTTTTGATCTAAATAAACTTGCACTCCCGTATCGTTATGTATCTTCATTGGTGGAGATGGACCACTCACGAAATACCTTAGTTCCAAATGAGAAATTGTTGTGTCCACTCCCAATTGTGAAGCTATAGCTGTAAGCAAGCCTTCGTATTTGGTGGTTGGATCATACATAACTCCTTCAATATTGTAATCCACGTAACTGCCtgtttaaaataacaaattcttTGTTCATACATTGATTTTCGTTGGTATATAAGCTTTTTATTGAAATACCaaattatttaccaaaaatttaaccatttaattatcttaaaaaaatagtcaaacaaataccaaattatttaccaaaaatttaaccatataattatcttaaaaaaacAGTCAAACACATACCAAAGTATTTACCAATATTTTAACCATATAATAAACGTAAAAAAAAACAGTCAAAGATTACATACccttaaaacaatttttaaaatttatgattttatcagGTTACCATCAGTAAATGTACGAACTATTTTGCACATTATTATTTACACCAATTCACATACTTAAAATTCACTAAAATATGTAACATAACTTTATTACGAGGTTCTAATTATATACCATAGATCGTCAAACTTGTAGTTTTTGACACCACCAATTGCACCAAATTATTTATAACTACACTCACTTTAATATACGTTCATAAGTAAGATACTATAATTTGACCAAACAATACACCAAATCATGCATCAGGCTATTTGTTTGGTGTCAGCTATTAGTGACAATTATACCAGATCAAATACCTAAACAAATACAGAAATACATATTGAAAacttattgatataaaatatttgctACCATACGGAACACATCATACCAATTAAACATAAactttaacaaaaaaacaaattttacaCATCAGTGTACAACAAAATCATACGAAATTGTTGAAATCACACCAAAATTTGGACGATCCCGAATGTTACCAAATTGTATGAATTAATTTACACCaaaattgacaaaatatataaaatgaataactaccaaaaagtacaaaatagatatttgtgaaaaatcaaattcaatcacaaaataaaaaatcatgagaatcattttttatataattaccTGCTGAGTCCCATCGCCCGTTGTGTTGAATTAGAATTGAGAAATTATTGGTAtgcatttttttcaataatcgTTCTTTGTTTGGCTGATTTTTTAAGTCAGAGAAAGGAGTTATGTTTTTTGTAGGAATCCTTTATTTATGGGAGATAATATATAacatatttgaataaattaggGAAGGTAAAATTATTGGAGAAATTTATGGGAAGTGGGATAAGCATGGCTGATTtggaaaatctttttttttttaaatttaaattcgacttttgtaaaaaaaagtattgctatataattgaaaaaaaaagtattgctaTGTTGGTGTAAATACTATTGTTAATTTGTATACTTAAAAAATCCGCCCGGAATGTATTTGAGAGCaataaaacatttaatttttttgtaattagaGAAACTTTCGAAATATGATGTGATTAGCCCATAAATGTACGGAATTTCTGGACTTTATACAACAGTATATTTCTAATGGACTTGTAGATAAACAAAAGGCCCAAATAATGAAATGACTGATTATAACTTATAAGCCCGTTAAGCTCTGAAAAACCCTAGGCTTATATCTCTAACGTCTCCACATTTCCATCAAAAAAGTTGCGCAAAAACCCTAGCACCGGTCCAATCTCCTTCACATCTCTGCGAAAATGCCGCCAAAGTTCGATCCCTCTCAGGTCGTCGAAGTTTTCGTCCGAGTCACCGGAGGTGAAGTCGGAGCGGCGAGTTCACTCGCTCCAAAAATCGGTCCACTTGGTCTTTCTCCTAAGAAAATCGGTGAAGACATTGCTAAGGAAACTTCAAAGGACTGGAAGGGTCTCAGAGTCACCGTCAAGCTCACCGTCCAAAATCGTCAAGCTAAGGTATCAGTTGTACCTTCCGCTGCCGCACTTGTGATCAAGGCTTTGAAGGAACCTGAACGTGATAGGAAGAAGACGAAGAATATCAAGCATAATGGAAATATCTCGCTTGATGATGTTATCGAGATTGCTAAAATTATGCAGTCTAGATCTATGGCTAAGGATTTGAGTGGAACTGTGAAGGAAATTTTAGGCACTTGCGTGTCTGTTGGTTGCACTGTTGATGGAAAGGATCCAAAGGATTTGCAGCAAGAGATTTCTGATGGCGATGTAGAGATTCCTGAGAATTGAAGTCGTGATTCCGTTTGCAGGAGAAGGTTAAATTCtgtattttttcaatataataGTTCTAAAGTTTGGATTGATCAGATGATACTTTTGGTATTATATTTGATGAGAATCCTCTGTTGAGCCAGAATTTGATAAAATGTTTGTTTCATTTTGCATTATTAGGATTTTGAATGATCATCTATATCTATTCGAATGCTTTTagcttgaattttttttttctcaaatgcATAGCCTCTCTGATTGCAGGTTGTAGTGTTCGTATGAACCTGCAATTTGCCCTTTTGCAGCCTACTTCTAAATTTTACTGTTGCGAGGTTAAAAAATAGTTCATATGCTATTTGTATCGGTTGGTGATgagttattttgtttccttgTGTCATTTTAGCAATAATTTATACAGTTTATATTTTAGATATTATACCTTTCTGTGCATGATGAATATGGTGACCTCTTCTGAGATCTTATCGCCATGATTAGTTTTGAACAATTGAAAAGTGCTTCTAAGCATAATAACATACATTTGCCATGTGGTGCTTCTTTTGCCGAATATAATATAATGGAACTTCTCCACTGCTCCTCATTGAAGACATGACCTTAGATGGAATGGTATAGAGGCTAGTAGCACCCTGATTAGGGTACACGGGCGTTCAGAGCACTGTGTATGTCGTAGTATTAGTCTTACTCATATAGCTTCTTGCTTTCTAATATTTGTTACCATATGGCGTTATTGTTCCCTTTTTGTGTGTTTGATATTGCTTTCCTTTCCTTATTTGTTGTCATGTTTTCTTCATTGCCGTATTCCCTTGTTCGTAAGTATTTTGATTTGATGCACTTGAGTCTAGGATCTCTTAGAAATAGCCTCCTTACCTCTACGAGTTTGGGGTAAGGTTTGCATATACTTTACCCTCTCCAGACTCACGTGTGGGATTACACAATGTATATTGTTGTACTAATGTAACTTCTCCTATTGCCTTTGCTTTGGCTGTTTCGTCTTGTCGAGCCTAAGATTGACTGAACTCATTTGTCCAAGTAGATGTGTTGTCTTTAACATGTTAATGTATGGTGTGTTCGGGTACAGTtccataaatttataataagctCTTGAATTCTCGTGTTTCTGATAGTTCTTATCGTATGGCAAAATATGCTATATATAGTTAGTTTCCATATACCATTTTCATTTAGCTACACAGGTGTGATCAGTTGCAATTTTTTTGGCTATACCATATAAATGGAGCTTAGGACTTTTTCATCTTCAGTACATTTAGATCTTTCTTGCCCCAGCAAAAAAGTACGCTTAGATCTCTATTAGAAGACATCCTTGTTCTTTTCTAGAAAGTCAGACTGTTGCTGCACTGCTCCTAGTGTAGTAGTTACAACAGCAACATAACCAATGTAATCGAACAAGTGGGGTTTGATGAGGGTAGTGTGTACGTAGACTACCCTACCTTTTGCTGAGATGGTGGGCTCTTTGCCTTTTACCTATCGCAGAGTGTGTatgtcaatttatttttataaccCTCTCACCCAAGGAAACTGAGTGCCCCTTTCTTCATCCAAACCTCTACTTGTAGGTTAGGGTAAAAATAGTAGACTAAATTATCGAttacacacctaaactatgtcaCGGTCCAAATATGAAGTGGGGTAAGCTCCCTTTATATATAATTGGTCTAGGTATTTGGTTCTCCAAGTTCTTCAAACATGATTAAAAGATCTTCTCATCCATATTAAGTGTCCATACCAATTTCCATTGCCAAATGCCACCAAAATACAAGTTACTTCAACTATAGCATACATATTccttatctttaattttaactcaTTTATATCACCACAAGAGTTCATTTCATCGTGATTTTTTTCGGGTCACAACTTGAACTTTCAATGTTTcatgtttctttcaatttatttaaattttagtggACAAAGTTACTCAAAAATGAGTATTTACTTTTACTATGTACTACATGCCACAATTTTGACAGGATATGAAATTACTGATGCTCAATTTAGTGATGTTTTTGTGGGTACTGACTTGGGCGTCGTTTAATGATTGGTTATAATTATGCAAATATTAGtaaggcgaaatggtctggtggacccttatacttgtatcagtttgtattttgaacccttctacttattCCTTTGTTATctggacccttaaactcaattaaaatgaaacttttaagcccctccaaccatgtgtgtagctcactttcttttatataattgacATGTCATATCCATGTCAGATATATTAATGCCACATCATAATTAttcataactatttttaaaaattattaaccaaaattatttaataaaatgtaaaataataacattttaatttattattggcATTTCTAATTCTCCCTACTTTCACTATTTCACCACCAAAAAAAGTCATCGCCGGCGTCGTCGCCATTTTTGCTTGCGAAATCACATATACTTTCTCCCTCACCCGTCTTCATCTCCGCCGCACACatcactatttttctttccttctcCAACCTCCACAGTGACAACAACCTTAGCCACCTAACAACCAGATCTAGCCACCGCACAACCAGATCTGGCCAAACTTTTTGCAATCCAACGCCGACTACTATTTTCACACCCCAAATTGcttacaaatacaatttcacaCCAACCTCTGCCGTGAAACTCGTCAAAATCTACCCAAAATTCGCTTGAGATTTTTTTGGGTTATTGAAACGGGTTGAAAAAGACAAGTTTAAATGGATTAGAAGGAGACGATTGCTGTAAAAGATTGAAGATGGGGACCTGCAAACTCCCCTCTCTATCCTCTCCAGCGTACCTGCAAACTCCCTTGCCGCCCGCCGCCTCCCATTCTGGCGGAAAAAAGGACCAACATCGCTCTCATTCTAGCGAAAAAGGGACCAGAGTCGCCTTTCTCTCTCACACCATTGCGAATCGCTGAGCACCGCCATGAAATCAACACGACTCTCTCCTTCCACTGATAATCGACATGAAACTTGATGACACCAAAGTGCCAATGCCAAGATTGGGCTAAAGAAGATAACTATGGtgtggagaaaaaaaaaagaggtttgCGCAGCGATGGGGAAGGGGTGGCTGAAAAAGTGGTGTGGGGAAGAAGATggattcttttcttttttaatttttttattatataattttaataatttaaaatttaaagtttaaatatgATGTTCACTTGCCTTAAATGCGTGTAGTCACACTCTCTCGCCAACTCAGCTATTTTAATGCCACATAAGCATGATCAATGGTCAGAGGGGTTTAatttattgtgttttatttagtttatgggttCAGTTGATAAAATGTTAAGTAGAAGGCTCCACAATACAAAttcatacaagtacaagggttcATGAAACCCTTTTGCCTATTAGTAATATAGGAATTATTTATGAGTGAATCTATGTATTACTTTATGTAagtattagttattttatcttttgttcTACATAAAATAGTGCATAGATTTCCTCATAACTTATACTCTCCGTgggtctcaatttatgtgatatttttcgTTTTTTGAGAGTcgaaacaatttaagtttgatcggaAATTTGCGcatggaatcttcaatttttttgaaatgaaattttttaatttgtaaactacataaaagtactataagtcacaataattgatagtttaaaatGTGTAAAAGATCTATAAAAAATTTACGATTAAAGAtaaatttgtttgaatctcgaaattcgaaaaatgccacataaaatgggacggagggagtacatgtattagttatgcggGTTTCTAAATTGTCAACCGAAcgtcatattaattttatttatgaataacgTTTTTTCTATCTACCTGCTAAATGTCGTAtaagttatataaaaattagCAAACAAATAACTTATTTCTTATCCAACTACCAAACAAATCCTTAATGGACGAGTTCTTACATTCTATGAATGTTTGATCAACTTTACATTGAACTACTTATTCACTAATTATGACGATTTATCAAagcttttcttctccttccttTTCTGCTCCTCGTAAAGATTAACACCCACACAAGGGAGGATAGAGTTGACTGTTTGAATGTTATTTGATTCATAAAGAATCTTTTGAAGTTATACGTACCTTTAAAAAATGCCAATGCAAAGCATATTATGAGACATattgcttaactttaaaagaagaggagaaataaGATCAAGTTTTGAAGCTGATAGCTCATAATATATCGATAGTCTCTTAAACTTGTTACCAATGATCAACTAGATATCATATAGGCACCTTCACAAAGTCGGCTTTGACATTTCAATCAAAGAcccattttctaaaaaaatggaCATGTGTTAGTTGAGTAAACCAATCATTCACAACAAGCCAAGCTTTAGCTTTCAAATGGGTGTCTATTTGTTTGCTCAttcatttatgacattttctaTACACGTGGAATTGCATAAAACCGTCCAATAATATTTTCACTTCCAATATTGTCTTTGATATTTTCTCATTCAAGAATCTTCTATTTTCATCTCCTATTTAAACCCTCAAAAACCTTTTGCTTTTCTTCATCAAACCAATTCCTTCACACTCCAAAGCAATACAACAAACTCTTATTAAAAGTACTTTCTAGATATTTTTGACAATCATAGTGTTCGAGTCAACTTTTTGTCTGAGTAAATGTCTACCTTGGTTGCATGTCATGTCTCTCATGTTTTCCCATATCATAGTGTGACAATGGCTAAAAAGATGGTGAATGTGAAGCCATGGATTGAAGTTGCAccactacttgttatttttcCAACAAAGATTTCTCATTCACCAAATCTAGAGAcaatcaaagaagaagaaaaaaatgaagatgacAAAAAAGATCACTCATTTTAGCTTTTATTCAAGAATCTCTCTAGTGTTTCTTCTTCCCttttaagcattttttttttttgtaatgggAAGAAAGGTATTAGTTGCATTTAGTTGTTAGAGCAATGTGAGCTATCTTCAATATATGagtatgtgtgtgtatatataatggAATGAAGATGTGATGAAATTCTTCATTTTCCTatttgtatgtatatatgtgtgcTTTATGTTTCTATGTATATTGTTAAGGATATGGTTGGTAACAATTTGATATAATGGTCTCATCTCCATTGTATTGATTAATAATTAAAGTTctatatattaataatgtaaatgTAAATACAACAACACTTACCTATCTAATCTAGTTTTACAAGTGAGGTCTGGAAGGATATAATATACGCATATCTACTTTTGTCATGGTGAGGATAGGTCATCATGGCATTTTTGATGAACCAACAAAATTTCAAGCCAATTGGAGTTTgataatcaaattcataaaaatcgACATGTACTATCACACACAAAAACGTTCCTAATCATCATTTCATGTTTCATATGATTCTGAAATGCAAAAATGAAGTTTCTCATGGTGAGTATTTGTCATCAGACCATTTTTAAAGAATCAAAAGAATTTCAGGTTGATCGAAATTTGTCAACGAAATTCAAGAAAATCACAACGCTCATAACCATTAATGCATGTTTCATGACCTCGGAATGCCAAAAAATGATGTTTGACATGTTGAGTATTTGGTcatttttgatgttttgatCAAATTTTAGATCAATCAAAGTTcgtcaattaattaaaaaaactacaTGCACTAACTATTACTACACAAAAAATACGCTCATCATCATGAAAACTAGCATATATgaatacatacaaaaaaaatgctCTTAATCATGAATTCATGACCTCGAAATGccaaaaaatgacattttgtaTATTGAGTATTTGTCACCGAAACATTTTCAATTGGTTGATCAAATTTCAGGTCAATTGGAATCCATCAATTAATTTCAGCAAAATAAGCATTTACTAATACGCGCAAAAAAACACATAATCGTGAATCCGCGTTTCATGATTCTTAAACGTCAAAAAATGACGTCTTTCATGGTTAGTATTGGTCACTGAACAAATTTTATGGACGTACAAAACTTTAAGTCAATCGGAGTCCgtcaatcaaattaaaaaatcatttattaatACTCATAAAAAATGCCCATACTCATAGATTCATGTTTCATGACTTAAAAAAGccaaaaacaacattttaacaTGAGGAATA
It encodes the following:
- the LOC125852188 gene encoding 60S ribosomal protein L12-like, coding for MPPKFDPSQVVEVFVRVTGGEVGAASSLAPKIGPLGLSPKKIGEDIAKETSKDWKGLRVTVKLTVQNRQAKVSVVPSAAALVIKALKEPERDRKKTKNIKHNGNISLDDVIEIAKIMQSRSMAKDLSGTVKEILGTCVSVGCTVDGKDPKDLQQEISDGDVEIPEN